From one Mycolicibacterium sp. HK-90 genomic stretch:
- a CDS encoding ABC transporter ATP-binding protein has product MTAIPPATTPRRGLTPGELAQAAVMAALCAATAIIAVVVPFAAGLSVLGTVPMGLLAYRYRLRVLLAATVAAAAIAFLIAGMGGAMTVVDCAYIGGLTGVVKRRGRGTATAFGASVVAGAVFGAAIVVALTVLTRLRALIFDSLAAGFEGIAKVLEHIPVLDVAADPLRTTFATMLDYWPLLMLFLGIVSITSVSMIGWWALSRVLARLLGVPDVHKLDAGDEDNASPIAPVPARLNDVRFRYPGVERDALGPVSMELQPGEHVAVTGPNGSGKTTLMLMLSGRRPTSGSIERAGAVGLGRTGGTAVVMQHPESQVLGSRVADDVVWGLPPGTQVDVERLLTEVGLDGLAERDTGGLSGGELQRLAVAGALAREPSLLIADEVTSMVDQQGRDTLMNVLSGLTEHHRMSLVHITHYNDEADSADRTVTLSGNGGTADNTDMVQTSAVPMEVTRGASRSAPVLELTGVGHEYASGTPWAKTALRDITFTVNEGDGVLVHGLNGSGKSTLAWIMAGLTVPTYGACLLDGAPVAQQVGSVAISFQAARLQLMRSTVGKEIASAAGFSAREQDRISSALEMVGLDAALAQRRIDQLSGGQMRRVVLAGLLARSPRALILDEPLAGLDAASQRGLLRLLEDLRHNNGLTVVVISHDFTGLEGLCPRTLHLHHGELALAPTAAGGAR; this is encoded by the coding sequence ATGACCGCGATACCCCCGGCGACGACGCCTCGGCGCGGCCTCACCCCCGGCGAGCTCGCACAGGCAGCGGTGATGGCGGCACTCTGTGCGGCCACCGCGATCATCGCAGTAGTCGTGCCGTTCGCGGCCGGCCTCTCGGTCCTCGGGACGGTGCCGATGGGTCTGCTGGCCTACCGCTACCGGCTTCGGGTCCTGCTGGCGGCCACGGTTGCCGCGGCGGCGATCGCCTTCCTGATCGCGGGCATGGGCGGAGCGATGACGGTCGTCGACTGCGCCTACATCGGCGGACTCACCGGTGTGGTCAAGCGCCGGGGCCGGGGCACCGCCACGGCGTTCGGCGCCTCGGTGGTGGCCGGCGCGGTGTTCGGCGCGGCGATCGTGGTGGCGCTGACCGTCCTGACGCGGCTGCGCGCCCTGATCTTCGACTCGCTGGCGGCGGGCTTCGAAGGAATTGCCAAGGTGCTGGAGCACATCCCGGTGCTCGACGTGGCGGCCGATCCGCTCCGGACGACATTCGCCACCATGCTGGACTACTGGCCGCTGCTCATGCTGTTCCTCGGCATCGTCAGCATCACCTCGGTCAGCATGATCGGTTGGTGGGCGCTGTCGCGTGTCCTGGCCCGGCTGCTCGGGGTACCCGACGTCCACAAACTCGACGCAGGCGACGAGGACAACGCGTCGCCGATCGCTCCGGTGCCGGCCCGGCTGAACGACGTGCGGTTCCGGTATCCAGGTGTCGAGCGCGACGCGCTGGGCCCGGTGTCCATGGAACTGCAGCCCGGCGAGCACGTCGCGGTGACCGGACCCAACGGCTCGGGCAAGACCACCCTGATGCTGATGCTGTCCGGGCGCAGGCCCACGTCGGGCAGCATCGAGCGCGCCGGGGCCGTCGGCCTGGGCCGCACCGGCGGGACCGCGGTGGTGATGCAGCATCCCGAGAGTCAGGTGCTCGGCTCCCGGGTGGCCGACGACGTGGTGTGGGGACTGCCTCCGGGTACGCAGGTGGACGTCGAGCGGCTCCTGACCGAGGTGGGCCTCGACGGACTGGCCGAACGCGACACCGGGGGATTGTCCGGTGGGGAGCTGCAACGCCTGGCTGTCGCCGGTGCCCTGGCCCGCGAGCCGTCGCTGCTGATCGCCGACGAGGTCACCAGCATGGTGGACCAACAGGGCCGCGACACCTTGATGAACGTCCTGTCCGGGCTGACCGAACACCATCGGATGTCACTCGTGCACATCACGCACTACAACGACGAGGCCGATTCCGCCGATCGCACGGTGACGCTGAGCGGCAACGGCGGCACCGCCGACAACACCGACATGGTGCAGACCTCGGCGGTGCCCATGGAAGTGACGCGGGGCGCTTCTCGTTCTGCACCGGTATTGGAGCTCACCGGCGTCGGGCACGAGTACGCCAGCGGAACTCCGTGGGCGAAAACGGCTTTGCGTGACATCACCTTCACCGTCAACGAAGGCGACGGGGTCCTGGTGCACGGTCTGAACGGGTCCGGCAAGTCGACCCTGGCCTGGATCATGGCCGGTCTGACGGTCCCGACCTACGGCGCGTGCCTGCTCGACGGGGCGCCGGTGGCGCAGCAGGTGGGCTCGGTGGCGATCTCCTTCCAGGCCGCCCGGCTGCAGTTGATGCGCAGCACTGTCGGCAAGGAAATCGCCTCGGCCGCAGGCTTCTCCGCGCGTGAGCAGGACCGCATCTCGAGCGCTCTGGAGATGGTGGGACTGGACGCGGCGCTGGCGCAGCGGCGCATCGACCAGCTCTCCGGCGGCCAGATGCGCCGGGTGGTGCTGGCCGGGCTGCTGGCCCGCTCGCCGCGCGCGCTGATCCTCGATGAACCGCTCGCCGGCCTCGACGCCGCCAGCCAGCGGGGGCTGCTGCGGTTGCTGGAGGATCTGCGCCACAACAACGGGCTGACCGTCGTCGTCATCTCGCACGACTTCACCGGTCTGGAAGGCCTGTGCCCGCGCACGCTGCACCTGCACCACGGCGAACTCGCCCTGGCTCCGACGGCTGCCGGGGGTGCCCGATGA
- a CDS encoding MarR family winged helix-turn-helix transcriptional regulator, whose amino-acid sequence MPTPTEDVTVTDQTELGADLLSVVARLNRLATQRTRLPLPWAQARLLSTIEDQGEARISDLAYLDHCSQPTMTTQVRRLEDAGLVSRTTDPGDARAVLIAITDRGRRVLEQARADRAAAINPRLERLTADDRQTLTAAVDVIRRILEDRDEPALPNDN is encoded by the coding sequence ATGCCGACCCCGACCGAGGATGTCACGGTAACCGACCAAACCGAGCTGGGCGCCGACCTGCTGTCGGTCGTCGCCCGGTTGAACCGGTTGGCCACCCAACGCACCCGGCTGCCCCTGCCCTGGGCCCAGGCCCGGCTGCTGTCCACGATCGAGGACCAGGGCGAGGCACGCATTTCCGACCTCGCCTACCTCGATCACTGCTCGCAGCCGACCATGACCACCCAGGTTCGCCGCCTCGAAGACGCCGGCCTGGTGTCACGCACCACCGATCCCGGCGATGCCCGAGCGGTGCTGATCGCCATCACCGATCGAGGCCGCAGGGTCCTGGAGCAGGCCAGGGCCGACCGCGCCGCCGCGATCAACCCACGGCTCGAGCGACTGACCGCCGACGACCGACAGACCTTGACCGCCGCCGTCGACGTCATCCGCCGGATCCTCGAGGACCGTGACGAGCCTGCTCTGCCGAACGACAACTAG